Part of the Bacillus sp. THAF10 genome is shown below.
AATAGCTTGTAGCCAAGGTAGATGCCTACAATCCCGACAATTCCTGAGAATACTGGTGGTGCTGGAATTGGCAGGCGGAATAAAGCAAAAATAAAACCTACTACTAGTCCTGTTACTAAAGCGATTAAGCTTTCTTTCATTATTAAAACTCCTTTGCTGTTGTTCTTATGTTGTTTATTTTGACCAAAAGGAAACTCTCTACTCGTCACTCATAAACTATATCTAGAGAAGGCCTATTTTTGTATTACTAATACCCAATTCTTAAGTTTTCCCATACTGTATCAGTATATCAATTTTTTGGAGATGATATAGTTGGGTTTGTT
Proteins encoded:
- a CDS encoding XapX domain-containing protein, translated to MKESLIALVTGLVVGFIFALFRLPIPAPPVFSGIVGIVGIYLGYKLFMWIAPVFQSASN